In Leucoraja erinacea ecotype New England chromosome 12, Leri_hhj_1, whole genome shotgun sequence, one DNA window encodes the following:
- the shisa2a gene encoding shisa family member 2a: MGAARFGTLLLLLANRLCGVRAASGEYCHGWSDSNGSWHAGFQCPERYDGQEATLCCGSCGLRYCCSLLDNRLDQGVCDNDRNVHQEPGTQGKSASVPMYLPFLVVGSIFVAFVIVGSFIAICCCRCLKPKPEETHQEAPTQNRLLEPIPPTGIRTPSRHSTSSTTTTSTRSSMGRQNNICSMGTDAINLYMNMPTNFPIVGCHQAQQFLPSQSTGNPFLPAQYLSYGIPPDHTLVMASAYVDRTGYAQQPNNPYTTGPLNADQLMYPTVTL, encoded by the exons ATGGGGGCTGCTCGGTTTGGGACCTTGCTTCTCCTCCTCGCCAACAGGCTGTGCGGTGTTCGCGCCGCCTCGGGGGAGTATTGTCACGGCTGGTCTGACAGTAACGGCAGCTGGCACGCCGGCTTCCAGTGCCCCGAGAGATACGACGGCCAGGAGGCCACCTTGTGCTGCGGCTCTTGCGGTCTCAGGTATTGCTGCTCGCTCCTGGACAACCGCCTGGACCAGGGCGTCTGCGACAACGACAGGAACGTCCACCAGGAGCCGGGAACCCAAGGGAAATCTGCATCAG TTCCCATGTATTTGCCGTTCCTCGTCGTCGGTTCCATTTTTGTGGCCTTCGTCATAGTTGGTTCGTTCATTGCCATTTGCTGCTGCAGGTGCTTGAAGCCAAAGCCCGAGGAGACCCATCAGGAAGCCCCCACCCAGAACCGATTGCTGGAGCCCATTCCCCCGACGGGCATCAGAACCCCTTCACGCCACTCCACCTCCAGCACCACCACCACTTCGACCCGGAGCTCGATGGGGCGGCAGAACAACATCTGTTCCATGGGCACGGATGCCATTAACCTCTACATGAACATGCCCACCAACTTCCCCATCGTGGGGTGTCACCAAGCTCAACAGTTCTTGCCTTCCCAATCCACAGGGAATCCTTTCCTACCAGCACAATATCTCAGCTATGGGATCCCTCCGGATCATACATTAGTCATGGCTTCTGCATACGTGGATAGAACAGGGTATGCACAACAGCCCAACAATCCTTATACAACTGGGCCATTAAATGCAGACCAGCTGATGTACCCAACTGTGACTCTGTAA